One region of Epilithonimonas zeae genomic DNA includes:
- the bglX gene encoding beta-glucosidase BglX, giving the protein MKKFVILAALALSPFFLAQELVTKPVQSYQTEKYQSKKKAFIDNLISKMTLEEKIGQLNLPSSGDFTTGTAQSSDIGKKIEQGLVGGLFNIKGVDKIRDVQKVAVEKSRLKIPMIFGMDVIHGYETSFPIPLGLASSWDINLIQRSAQIAAQESTADGINWTFSPMTDISRDPRWGRVSEGSGEDPYLGSEVAKAMVFGYQGTDLSKNNTMLACLKHFALYGAPEGGRDYNTVDMSHVSMFNNYFPPYKAAVEAGVGSVMASFNEVDGVPATGNKWLMTDVLRDQWKFKGFVVTDYTGINEMVDHGMGDLQQVSALAMNAGIDMDMVGEGFLKTLKKSISEGKVSEQTVTDAARRILEAKYDLGLFDDPYKYTDSKRAQKEVFSPKHLEAARTISANSMVLMKNDKQVLPLKKSGTVAVIGPLADNSVNMPGTWSVAAKHANSISLLRGLKETVGKDVNFIYAKGSNIYESATMEERATMFGKTADRDNRSADQIRKEAVEIASKADVVVLAIGESAEMSGESSSRTDIGIPETQKELLRELKKTGKPIVLVLFTGRPLVLTEESELADAMLNVWFPGSMAGYAVSDVLYGKVNPSAKLPMTFPRSVGQVPIYYNAKNTGRPLSTENTEKCNFDKFRSNYLDECNTPLYPFGYGLSYSKFDYSDISVSNAKPSGNAEIEATVTLTNSGKYDGAEVVQLYIRDLVGSITRPVKELKGFQKVYLKAGESKKVTFKISPEDLKFYNSQLKFDWEAGDFDVMIGTNSHDVKTTRITWTK; this is encoded by the coding sequence ATGAAAAAGTTTGTAATCTTAGCTGCGTTGGCTTTATCGCCTTTCTTTTTGGCGCAGGAACTTGTAACCAAACCAGTTCAGTCTTATCAAACAGAAAAATACCAGTCAAAGAAAAAAGCTTTCATCGATAATCTGATTTCAAAAATGACTCTGGAAGAAAAAATCGGTCAGTTGAATTTGCCTTCATCTGGAGACTTTACAACTGGTACAGCCCAGAGTTCAGATATCGGAAAAAAAATTGAACAAGGTTTAGTTGGCGGTTTATTTAACATAAAAGGTGTTGATAAAATCCGCGACGTTCAGAAGGTAGCAGTAGAGAAAAGCCGTCTGAAAATTCCAATGATTTTCGGTATGGATGTGATCCACGGTTATGAAACTTCTTTCCCTATTCCATTAGGTTTAGCCTCATCGTGGGATATTAATTTAATCCAAAGATCAGCTCAGATTGCCGCCCAGGAATCTACAGCAGATGGTATCAACTGGACGTTCTCTCCAATGACGGATATCTCAAGAGATCCAAGATGGGGTAGAGTTTCCGAGGGTTCTGGTGAAGATCCATATCTGGGAAGTGAGGTTGCAAAGGCAATGGTTTTTGGTTACCAAGGAACAGACCTTTCTAAAAATAACACAATGTTGGCTTGTCTTAAACACTTTGCGCTTTACGGAGCACCGGAAGGTGGAAGAGATTACAATACAGTTGATATGAGCCACGTATCAATGTTTAACAATTACTTTCCACCTTACAAAGCGGCTGTTGAAGCTGGAGTTGGTTCTGTGATGGCTTCTTTTAACGAAGTGGATGGTGTTCCTGCAACTGGAAACAAGTGGTTGATGACAGATGTTCTGAGAGACCAATGGAAGTTCAAAGGCTTTGTGGTGACGGATTACACAGGAATCAATGAAATGGTAGATCACGGAATGGGAGATTTGCAACAGGTTTCTGCTTTGGCAATGAACGCCGGAATTGACATGGATATGGTTGGTGAGGGTTTCCTTAAAACTTTGAAAAAATCAATCTCTGAAGGAAAAGTTTCTGAACAAACTGTAACAGATGCCGCAAGAAGAATCTTGGAAGCTAAATATGATCTTGGTCTTTTTGATGATCCTTACAAATATACGGACTCTAAAAGAGCTCAGAAAGAGGTTTTCAGCCCGAAACATTTGGAAGCAGCAAGAACTATTTCTGCGAATTCTATGGTTTTGATGAAAAATGACAAGCAGGTTCTTCCTCTTAAAAAATCAGGCACTGTTGCTGTAATTGGCCCATTGGCTGATAACTCAGTTAATATGCCAGGAACCTGGAGCGTTGCTGCAAAACATGCTAATTCGATCTCATTATTGAGAGGTCTTAAAGAAACTGTGGGTAAAGACGTGAATTTCATCTACGCAAAAGGAAGCAACATTTACGAATCTGCAACAATGGAAGAAAGAGCAACAATGTTCGGGAAAACTGCAGACAGAGATAACCGTTCTGCAGATCAAATCAGAAAAGAAGCTGTTGAGATTGCAAGCAAAGCGGATGTAGTGGTTTTAGCAATTGGGGAAAGTGCCGAGATGAGCGGAGAATCTAGCTCAAGAACAGATATCGGAATTCCGGAAACTCAAAAAGAATTGTTGAGAGAACTTAAGAAAACCGGAAAACCAATTGTTTTAGTTCTGTTTACGGGTCGTCCATTAGTATTAACAGAAGAATCTGAACTAGCAGATGCAATGTTGAATGTTTGGTTTCCTGGAAGTATGGCTGGATACGCAGTTTCTGATGTGCTTTACGGAAAAGTGAATCCTTCGGCGAAGTTGCCGATGACTTTCCCAAGAAGTGTTGGTCAGGTTCCAATCTACTACAATGCTAAAAATACGGGTCGTCCACTAAGTACCGAGAATACTGAGAAATGTAATTTTGATAAATTCCGTTCCAATTATCTGGACGAGTGTAACACGCCGCTTTATCCATTTGGATATGGTTTGAGTTATTCTAAATTCGATTATTCTGATATTTCAGTTTCTAATGCAAAACCATCTGGAAATGCAGAAATCGAAGCGACTGTAACATTGACCAATAGTGGAAAATATGATGGAGCAGAAGTGGTTCAGCTTTATATCAGAGATTTGGTTGGAAGTATTACAAGACCGGTTAAAGAATTGAAAGGTTTCCAAAAAGTTTATCTGAAAGCAGGCGAAAGCAAAAAAGTAACGTTCAAAATCTCTCCGGAAGATTTGAAGTTCTATAACAGCCAATTGAAGTTTGATTGGGAAGCTGGCGATTTCGATGTGATGATCGGAACCAATTCTCACGATGTGAAAACAACGAGAATTACCTGGACAAAATAA
- a CDS encoding PQQ-dependent sugar dehydrogenase → MKKILLLLSLAFASEVQSQQISLEEFATASNPVEIIASPTNDNRLFVVQQSGTIRILNTNGTFETTNFLNITDRVNFSGEMGLLGLAFHPDFANNRYFYVYYNRAGRTITVSRFTANSSNPNTADVTTEKVMVSIPKNNTNHNGGSIHFGADGYLYISTGDGGGAGDTDNNAQNKNSLLGKLLRIDVNSDNAYNIPPTNPFVGIDGADEIWSYGLRNGWKYSFDRTTNNIWIADVGQNLIEEINKVPATTPAVNYGWRCYEGNNTYNTAGCASASTMTFPIVQYDHSGGKCSITGGYVYRGNLYTDLIGKYLFADYCSTQIGILDNTTIIWTSAFSGNMFTTFGEDNDKQLYIAASNGKIFKIKTNNLAVSDLNKNQILVTPNPAKNIIFIKNLNEKNISAEVVDLSGKIVHQALVSDVNQSVDVSMLKTGTYILNLKKEGMRILTTKIIKE, encoded by the coding sequence ATGAAAAAAATCTTACTTCTTCTTTCCTTGGCTTTTGCTTCGGAAGTCCAATCTCAACAAATTTCTCTTGAAGAGTTTGCAACCGCCTCCAATCCTGTAGAAATTATCGCTTCGCCAACCAATGACAACAGACTTTTTGTTGTCCAACAATCCGGAACCATCAGAATTTTGAACACCAACGGAACCTTTGAAACCACTAATTTTCTTAATATCACAGACCGAGTCAATTTCAGCGGAGAAATGGGCTTATTGGGCTTGGCTTTCCACCCAGACTTTGCCAACAATCGTTATTTCTATGTTTATTACAATAGAGCTGGCAGAACCATTACGGTTTCCAGATTTACAGCCAATTCCAGCAACCCAAACACGGCGGATGTGACCACTGAAAAAGTGATGGTATCCATTCCAAAAAATAATACCAATCACAATGGAGGAAGTATTCATTTCGGTGCGGATGGTTACCTTTACATCTCTACTGGTGATGGCGGAGGTGCCGGCGATACTGATAACAATGCACAAAACAAAAATTCTCTATTGGGAAAACTATTGAGAATCGATGTTAATTCTGACAATGCTTACAATATTCCTCCGACCAATCCCTTTGTTGGTATAGATGGTGCGGATGAAATCTGGTCGTACGGACTTAGAAACGGCTGGAAATATTCTTTTGACAGAACTACGAACAATATCTGGATTGCAGACGTAGGTCAAAATTTGATTGAAGAAATAAATAAAGTTCCCGCAACAACGCCTGCTGTAAACTACGGCTGGAGATGCTACGAAGGAAACAACACCTATAATACAGCCGGTTGCGCCAGTGCTTCTACAATGACTTTTCCGATTGTGCAATATGATCATTCTGGTGGAAAATGTTCCATTACGGGCGGATACGTTTACAGAGGAAATCTCTACACAGACCTGATTGGCAAGTATCTTTTTGCAGATTATTGTTCAACTCAAATCGGCATTCTTGATAACACAACCATTATCTGGACATCCGCTTTTTCTGGAAATATGTTTACCACATTCGGGGAAGATAATGACAAACAACTCTACATTGCTGCATCTAACGGGAAGATTTTTAAAATAAAAACCAATAACCTGGCAGTTTCCGACCTTAATAAAAATCAAATTCTTGTAACACCTAATCCTGCAAAAAATATAATTTTTATCAAAAACCTTAATGAGAAAAATATTTCTGCAGAAGTTGTTGATTTATCAGGAAAGATTGTTCATCAGGCTTTGGTTTCCGATGTTAATCAATCAGTTGATGTTTCCATGCTAAAAACTGGAACTTATATTCTCAATCTTAAAAAAGAAGGTATGAGAATTTTGACTACAAAAATTATTAAGGAATAA